Proteins found in one Allorhizobium pseudoryzae genomic segment:
- a CDS encoding type II toxin-antitoxin system VapC family toxin produces the protein MIVVDTSALMAILKTEPGAADCQQAMRHATHRLISAATLTEALIVAAGRGFDDEMKDLLSLFSPQVIDVTADRAALAAAAYRQFGKNFHPASLNFGDCFAYATAKEFGCPLLYVGQDFARTDIASAIPAGQT, from the coding sequence ATGATCGTTGTCGACACCTCCGCACTCATGGCCATCCTCAAAACGGAGCCTGGAGCAGCGGACTGTCAGCAGGCAATGCGCCATGCGACTCATCGCCTGATCTCGGCCGCGACGCTGACGGAAGCCCTGATTGTCGCGGCAGGACGAGGCTTTGATGATGAAATGAAAGATCTCCTTTCACTCTTCTCCCCACAGGTCATCGACGTCACTGCCGACCGTGCAGCACTGGCCGCGGCTGCCTACCGCCAATTCGGGAAGAATTTTCACCCCGCCAGCCTCAACTTCGGCGATTGTTTCGCCTATGCGACCGCCAAGGAATTCGGCTGTCCGCTTCTGTATGTCGGCCAGGATTTTGCGCGCACCGATATCGCCAGCGCCATCCCTGCAGGTCAGACGTGA
- a CDS encoding type II toxin-antitoxin system Phd/YefM family antitoxin, whose amino-acid sequence MQISVKDAQENLSQLLDRVESGEDILLTRDGTAVARIVSMRSDTLPARGHAGQPSLEEIQARVRAKIDAFEETSAARSQDFLYDELGLPK is encoded by the coding sequence ATGCAAATTTCCGTCAAGGATGCACAGGAAAACCTGAGCCAACTTCTCGACCGTGTCGAAAGCGGCGAAGACATTCTGTTGACACGAGATGGCACCGCCGTTGCGAGGATCGTGTCAATGCGCTCTGACACCTTGCCAGCGAGAGGCCACGCTGGTCAGCCCTCGCTTGAGGAAATTCAGGCGCGCGTTCGTGCCAAGATCGATGCTTTTGAAGAGACATCCGCCGCCCGAAGCCAGGATTTTCTCTACGACGAGCTCGGCCTGCCAAAATGA
- a CDS encoding creatininase family protein encodes MQCPSPRFNDNDPALAPSERAGWIAVLPLGAHEQHGPHLPFDTDSLIAESLVERLIATKPADLPATFLPVERIGYSIEHLDVAGTQSLAFDEAIIRWLGIAETLSKQGIRKLVMLNAHGGNSPLMTIVATEARVRFNMLAVATSWTRFGQPEGWIAPEEKAIDIHGGDIETSVMLALSPERVDMTKAAAFSSRQAEFATNFRHLRAYGPHAFGWKMADLNPIGVAGNAAAATAERGEQLVAHAVRGILDLLDDVHRFDVATLA; translated from the coding sequence ATGCAGTGCCCAAGCCCTAGGTTTAACGACAATGACCCCGCTCTTGCTCCATCGGAGCGCGCCGGTTGGATCGCCGTCCTGCCGCTCGGCGCCCATGAACAGCACGGCCCCCACCTGCCCTTCGACACCGACAGCCTGATCGCCGAGAGCCTCGTGGAGCGCCTGATCGCGACAAAGCCGGCAGACCTGCCCGCTACTTTTCTGCCGGTCGAACGGATCGGCTACTCCATCGAGCATTTGGATGTGGCGGGCACGCAGAGCCTTGCCTTCGACGAGGCCATAATTCGCTGGCTGGGGATCGCTGAAACCCTGTCCAAACAAGGCATCCGCAAGCTCGTGATGCTGAACGCGCATGGCGGCAACTCCCCACTGATGACAATCGTCGCAACGGAAGCCCGCGTGCGTTTCAACATGCTGGCTGTTGCCACCAGCTGGACCCGTTTCGGCCAGCCGGAGGGCTGGATCGCGCCCGAGGAGAAGGCGATCGACATCCATGGCGGCGATATCGAGACGTCCGTGATGCTGGCGCTTTCTCCGGAGAGGGTGGACATGACGAAGGCCGCCGCCTTCTCTTCCCGTCAAGCCGAGTTTGCCACCAACTTCAGGCATTTGCGCGCCTATGGCCCGCACGCCTTCGGCTGGAAGATGGCCGACCTCAACCCTATCGGCGTGGCCGGCAATGCCGCCGCGGCCACCGCCGAGCGAGGCGAGCAACTGGTCGCCCACGCCGTCCGCGGCATCTTGGACCTGCTGGATGACGTGCATCGGTTTGACGTTGCAACGCTGGCGTGA
- a CDS encoding MarR family winged helix-turn-helix transcriptional regulator, producing MSKKKGDKKDKAGKKKDPVSLSELSPVLTQAARSLRTALSRNLAEAGLYAGQDGVILQLDTEPGLTPGQLAQRLGVKAPTMTRTIGRMESQGFLERRADGADARLTKIYLSETGRLSVARIHQAISDCSGEAIRGFSDKDLRNLVKLLKALDRNLHGIEAVDEGED from the coding sequence ATGAGCAAGAAGAAGGGCGACAAAAAGGACAAGGCCGGGAAGAAAAAGGATCCTGTCTCGCTGTCGGAGCTCTCCCCCGTGCTGACGCAGGCTGCCCGTTCGCTGCGGACCGCGCTGTCGCGGAACCTGGCCGAAGCGGGTCTCTATGCCGGTCAGGACGGAGTGATCCTGCAACTCGATACGGAGCCGGGGCTGACGCCCGGCCAATTGGCGCAGCGCCTGGGCGTCAAGGCACCCACCATGACCCGCACGATCGGGCGGATGGAAAGCCAGGGGTTCCTGGAGCGACGTGCCGACGGAGCGGATGCGCGTCTCACCAAGATCTATCTCTCGGAAACCGGGCGCCTGAGCGTGGCGCGAATCCATCAGGCCATCAGCGATTGCAGTGGTGAGGCGATCCGGGGATTTTCCGACAAGGACCTGCGCAATCTCGTGAAGCTTCTGAAGGCGTTGGACCGAAATCTGCACGGGATCGAAGCGGTTGACGAGGGCGAGGACTAA